CGAGAGCCGGCTGATAGCGCCGGCGGCGCTGGCCGCGTGGAAGGTGCTGAGCACGAGTTGGCCGGTCAACGCCGCTTGGAATGCGATCTCCGCGGTTGCCCGGTCGCGAATCTCGCCGACTAAGATCACTTCCGGGTCTTGCCGCATGAGCGACCGCAAGCCGGTGGCCAGATCGAAGCCCGCTGCCGGATTGACCTGCGATTGAGCGACGCCCGGGATCGCCGTTTCGATCGGGTCTTCGAGCGAGGCGATGCTGCGGCCCGAGCCGGAGGAAGCGACCAACTCGCGCAGCGACGCGTACGCCGTCGTGGTCTTGCCGCTTCCGGCCGGTCCGGTAACTAGGATCGCACCGGCGGTTTCGGCAAGCAAGTGGCGCAAGCGAACGGTGATTTCATTAGGCAAACCCAGGTCGTCCAGTTTCAGGAACCGCCCGCCCGCGAAGAGCCGCACCACCGCCTTCTCGCCGTACAGTGTCGGAAACGCGCTGACCCGCATCTCGACCTGTCCGGCCGCCCGGATTCGCCCTTCCTGCGGCACGTCGGTGCGATAGGTCAACAAATCGGCGAGCACCTTGAGCCGGGCCACGATGTTCGCAGCCACTCCCGAGGGAAAGACTCCCAGCGGCTGCAATACGCCGTCAATCCGCAGCCGCAGCTCCAGCCCGTCTGGAGTCGGCTGCAAATGGATATCGCTAGCTTCGAGCGCGCGAGCCGTCTCGAGCAAGACTTCGACGAACCGTGTCGCGTATTGCGCGTCCGACGGATCGAGCGCACGGAATCGATCCGACAGAATCTGAAACGCGGATTGGTGCATCGAGGATCCCAAAAGCCAGAGTCGGCCCGTGAAAAGCGTCGACTGCCATTGTAATCGCAAGCCCCCTGGCCAAACTAGACGCGGTTCGACAACCTGCTCCCTCTCTCTCTGGGAGAGGGATGCGGTGGGGGTGCCGTGACATACCGACAATGGCAGCGTCGCCGGCGAATCGATCAGGCACTGCAACACAGCATCTGGCGGCCATGCCATTCGTGCTCGATGCCGCGCATCAGCAGCGCCGAATCGAATTCGATCGATTCGGCC
This genomic stretch from Pirellulales bacterium harbors:
- a CDS encoding GspE/PulE family protein → MHQSAFQILSDRFRALDPSDAQYATRFVEVLLETARALEASDIHLQPTPDGLELRLRIDGVLQPLGVFPSGVAANIVARLKVLADLLTYRTDVPQEGRIRAAGQVEMRVSAFPTLYGEKAVVRLFAGGRFLKLDDLGLPNEITVRLRHLLAETAGAILVTGPAGSGKTTTAYASLRELVASSGSGRSIASLEDPIETAIPGVAQSQVNPAAGFDLATGLRSLMRQDPEVILVGEIRDRATAEIAFQAALTGQLVLSTFHAASAAGAISRLSDMGIEPYLLRSGVLAIVSQRLVRKLCDCREPVNDDVGLLGLPARQGWSAVGCEQCGGSGYRGRMVLGEMFTADASELGRAILTKSDAAALERLAVSAGMVTRWQRAIAAVEVGATSAAEVRRALGFGGSADARQEQLLDG